The Macrococcoides canis genome has a window encoding:
- a CDS encoding polyprenyl synthetase family protein, protein MNKQFLQNIEDVIAGLYKEKDNRLFESMQYSLSAGGKRIRPLFVLTTIDSLGGSVDDGLPFGVALEMIHTYSLIHDDLPAMDDDDYRRGKLTNHKQFDEATAILAGDALLTDSFRMITDSQLDTDIKLSLISLLSEAAGSKGMVYGQMLDMAGEHQSLELDQMEQVHSYKTGELIRAAFVASGTIMKLTEEKIKLLDQIGRNVGLMFQIQDDILDVEGSFEEIGKPVGSDIANDKSTYVSILGLEQSKALLKEKFNHTEKLVQTLSPINDGLLQLIRFIIERNK, encoded by the coding sequence ATGAATAAGCAGTTCCTCCAGAATATTGAAGATGTGATTGCTGGATTATACAAAGAAAAGGACAATCGATTATTTGAATCCATGCAATATTCATTAAGTGCTGGTGGTAAAAGAATACGACCGTTATTTGTCTTAACTACAATCGATAGTCTAGGGGGTAGTGTCGATGATGGCCTTCCTTTCGGTGTAGCGCTTGAGATGATTCATACGTATTCGCTTATTCACGATGATCTGCCTGCGATGGATGATGATGATTACAGACGTGGCAAATTAACGAACCACAAACAGTTTGATGAAGCGACTGCGATATTAGCTGGGGATGCATTGCTGACAGATAGCTTTCGTATGATTACAGACAGTCAGCTGGATACGGATATCAAGCTATCGCTTATAAGTCTCTTAAGTGAAGCAGCTGGTTCTAAAGGGATGGTCTACGGTCAAATGCTCGATATGGCTGGCGAACATCAGTCACTTGAACTTGATCAGATGGAACAAGTGCATAGCTATAAAACAGGTGAACTGATAAGAGCCGCGTTCGTTGCATCTGGAACTATCATGAAGCTAACTGAAGAAAAAATTAAGCTGCTCGATCAGATTGGTCGAAATGTCGGTCTGATGTTTCAAATTCAGGACGATATTCTAGATGTTGAAGGCTCCTTTGAAGAAATTGGTAAACCTGTCGGAAGTGATATTGCAAATGATAAAAGTACCTATGTTTCTATACTCGGTCTTGAGCAATCTAAGGCATTATTAAAAGAGAAGTTTAATCATACAGAAAAATTGGTTCAAACGTTAAGTCCGATAAACGATGGGCTGCTCCAGCTTATAAGATTTATTATCGAAAGAAACAAATAA
- the xseB gene encoding exodeoxyribonuclease VII small subunit, translating to MDTMAKTFEEMMQQLESIVKALDDEQVSLEKSIELYEQGVKLSQACQVKLTEAEEKITKLNSTEETTNE from the coding sequence GTGGACACTATGGCTAAGACATTTGAAGAAATGATGCAGCAGCTTGAATCAATCGTTAAAGCGCTTGACGATGAACAAGTAAGTTTAGAAAAATCGATAGAATTGTATGAGCAAGGTGTGAAATTATCACAGGCCTGTCAAGTGAAACTGACGGAAGCAGAAGAGAAGATCACTAAGCTGAACAGCACCGAGGAAACTACAAATGAATAA